The Pirellulimonas nuda genome includes a region encoding these proteins:
- a CDS encoding class I SAM-dependent methyltransferase: MSDIDWNQRYADEAFIYGSEPNAFLVEHSARLAGPVLSLAEGEGRNAVFLATLGLQVHGVDGSSVGLAKAQRLADAKGVVIQTEVADLAAYQPAPSSYRSVISISAHLPSSIRRRLYPLIERCLMPGGILLLEAYSEQQLHRNTGGPKDADKLMSVSKIQREFQHLEPVVLQEIEREVCEGTHHTGLASVVQFIGRKPG; the protein is encoded by the coding sequence ATGAGCGACATCGACTGGAACCAGCGCTACGCGGACGAAGCATTCATCTACGGCTCGGAGCCGAACGCGTTTCTTGTCGAACATTCCGCCAGGCTCGCCGGACCGGTCCTATCGCTGGCAGAGGGCGAAGGACGCAACGCGGTCTTCCTGGCGACACTGGGCCTACAGGTCCATGGCGTCGACGGCTCTTCGGTAGGGCTCGCCAAGGCGCAGCGGCTGGCCGACGCCAAGGGGGTGGTCATCCAAACCGAGGTCGCCGACCTTGCCGCCTATCAACCGGCGCCCAGCAGCTACCGATCGGTGATCTCTATCTCTGCGCACCTACCCAGCAGCATCAGGCGCCGGCTCTACCCGTTGATTGAACGCTGCCTCATGCCTGGCGGAATCCTCTTGCTGGAGGCCTACTCGGAGCAACAGCTACACAGAAATACCGGGGGGCCCAAGGACGCGGACAAGCTGATGTCCGTGTCCAAGATCCAACGCGAGTTTCAGCACCTTGAGCCGGTTGTTCTGCAGGAGATCGAACGCGAGGTATGCGAGGGCACGCATCACACGGGATTGGCATCGGTGGTACAGTTTATTGGGAGGAAGCCGGGGTAG
- a CDS encoding DUF6994 family protein, with amino-acid sequence MIDTSFNLYGDADGGDPDATSPTLRRYHKLLWSKSLPSGELFGLRDDNPGLYLRHSSALGDFSLGSDAITHSYKNQLNKKWLTTQIPNEVQELFNHGSTIGAYLIFPNNQVDRKHTINQARGISRLIDDRFDLTLECIKRFYINEPSPLEDALRRHASFFRLFETFEGYVQFFLLNDLVDDQDDVKFYLPFDDFQSPPKFRGREDYIVYKSGVESFIKSRSRRIEEFARRLNT; translated from the coding sequence ATGATCGATACCTCATTCAATCTCTATGGCGACGCCGACGGCGGAGATCCTGATGCCACAAGTCCCACATTGCGCCGCTACCACAAACTTTTATGGAGCAAGTCATTGCCTAGTGGTGAGCTATTCGGCTTGCGCGATGACAATCCGGGCCTCTACCTTCGCCACAGCTCTGCATTGGGCGACTTCTCACTAGGGAGTGATGCTATCACCCACTCCTACAAGAACCAGCTCAACAAGAAGTGGCTCACGACGCAAATACCGAACGAGGTGCAAGAGCTATTCAATCACGGGTCAACCATCGGTGCATACCTCATCTTTCCCAACAACCAAGTGGATCGAAAGCATACAATAAACCAGGCCAGAGGCATATCGCGTCTTATTGACGACCGATTCGATTTGACCCTGGAGTGCATCAAGCGCTTCTACATCAACGAGCCAAGTCCATTGGAGGATGCCCTCCGAAGGCATGCGTCGTTTTTCCGCCTGTTTGAGACGTTCGAGGGCTACGTTCAGTTCTTCCTTCTGAACGACTTGGTGGATGATCAAGACGACGTGAAGTTCTACCTGCCGTTCGATGACTTTCAGTCCCCGCCGAAGTTTCGGGGCAGGGAGGATTACATCGTCTACAAGAGCGGGGTAGAGTCGTTCATCAAATCTCGTAGTCGACGGATTGAAGAATTCGCTAGGCGGCTAAATACCTAA